In Variovorax paradoxus, a single genomic region encodes these proteins:
- a CDS encoding Bug family tripartite tricarboxylate transporter substrate binding protein, which translates to MPQSPSVTLSRRNFSAWIAASAAAAGTGGAALWPGVARAADAPAGSKLRIVIPANEGGGWDQTGRALGAALLASGAVGNVVYENIGGKGGTIGLAKYVEKYDADPEALLVSGMVMVGAVALQKPTVTMSNVSPVARLTSDYEVVAVKADSPIKTPKDLIAQLRADAANTVVAGGSAGGVDHMYAGMLARVAGASSSLVYQPHPGGAQVVEALESGKAAAGISGFSEFSDSLASGRLRAIGVSSKQPFQGIASVREQGVDADLANWRGVMTGRKVPPYRKAVLLDAVRRATTHDLWAKTIKRNNWDPYWMAGKDFESFLELDTAMAGPLIYLLKLKA; encoded by the coding sequence ATGCCCCAGTCGCCTTCCGTTACTCTCTCGCGCCGTAATTTTTCGGCATGGATCGCGGCCTCGGCCGCAGCTGCAGGCACAGGGGGCGCGGCGCTGTGGCCCGGCGTCGCCAGGGCGGCCGACGCGCCGGCGGGCAGCAAGCTGCGCATCGTCATTCCCGCGAACGAAGGCGGCGGCTGGGACCAGACGGGCCGCGCGCTCGGCGCCGCGCTGCTGGCATCGGGCGCGGTGGGCAACGTGGTCTACGAGAACATCGGCGGCAAGGGCGGCACCATCGGCCTGGCCAAGTACGTCGAGAAATACGATGCCGACCCCGAGGCCCTGCTCGTCAGCGGCATGGTGATGGTGGGCGCCGTGGCGCTGCAGAAGCCGACGGTGACCATGAGCAACGTGTCGCCGGTGGCGCGCCTGACCAGCGACTACGAAGTGGTGGCGGTGAAGGCCGATTCCCCCATCAAGACGCCCAAGGACCTGATCGCGCAACTGCGCGCCGACGCGGCCAATACCGTGGTCGCGGGCGGCTCCGCCGGCGGCGTGGACCACATGTACGCCGGCATGCTGGCGCGCGTGGCGGGCGCTTCTTCTTCGCTCGTCTACCAGCCGCATCCCGGCGGCGCGCAGGTGGTCGAGGCACTGGAAAGCGGCAAGGCCGCGGCCGGCATCTCGGGCTTCAGCGAATTCAGCGACAGCCTGGCCAGCGGCCGGCTGCGCGCCATCGGCGTGTCGTCCAAGCAGCCGTTCCAGGGCATCGCATCGGTGCGCGAACAGGGCGTGGACGCCGACCTCGCCAACTGGCGCGGCGTGATGACCGGCAGGAAGGTGCCGCCCTACCGCAAGGCCGTGCTGCTCGACGCGGTGCGCCGCGCGACCACGCATGACCTGTGGGCGAAGACCATCAAGCGCAACAACTGGGACCCGTACTGGATGGCGGGGAAGGACTTCGAGAGCTTCCTGGAGCTGGACACGGCAATGGCCGGCCCGCTGATCTATCTGCTCAAGCTGAAGGCCTGA
- a CDS encoding ArsR/SmtB family transcription factor has translation MDTLDSTADFQLARVAGAIAEPARARMLSCLMDGHARTATELATVAEVAASTASAHLARLKEERLVELLVQGKHRYFRLANDDVAAALESLMVVAGTPRAAEFKPNTPSRLRSARTCYDHMAGTAGVALHDRLHAQGWLSGLHSGSYELTPDGAIALESLGVEVDAVRRSRRRFACACLDWSERRPHLGGALGAAWLQLSLRRGWVRQELDGRALTLTPKAQREMPELFA, from the coding sequence ATGGACACCCTCGATTCCACCGCCGATTTCCAGCTCGCCCGCGTGGCCGGCGCCATCGCCGAGCCGGCGCGCGCCCGCATGCTCAGCTGCCTGATGGACGGCCATGCACGCACCGCCACCGAACTCGCCACCGTGGCCGAGGTGGCTGCTTCCACCGCGAGCGCGCATCTCGCTCGGCTGAAGGAAGAGCGGCTGGTCGAGCTGCTGGTGCAGGGCAAGCACCGCTACTTCCGCCTGGCCAACGACGACGTGGCCGCCGCGCTCGAAAGCCTGATGGTGGTCGCCGGCACGCCGCGCGCCGCCGAGTTCAAGCCCAACACGCCGAGCCGCCTGCGCAGCGCGCGCACCTGCTACGACCACATGGCGGGCACGGCGGGCGTCGCGCTGCACGACCGGCTGCATGCGCAAGGCTGGCTCAGCGGCTTGCACAGCGGTTCCTACGAACTCACGCCCGACGGCGCCATCGCGCTCGAAAGCCTGGGCGTCGAGGTGGACGCGGTGCGCCGCTCGCGCCGGCGCTTTGCATGCGCCTGCCTCGACTGGAGCGAGCGCCGTCCGCACCTGGGCGGCGCGCTGGGCGCCGCGTGGCTTCAGCTGTCGTTGCGGCGCGGATGGGTGCGGCAGGAGCTGGACGGCCGCGCGCTCACGCTCACGCCGAAGGCGCAGCGAGAGATGCCGGAGCTCTTCGCCTGA
- a CDS encoding cytochrome P450 produces MPLDPVEAVTHSDPYPFYASLRNGPPLAWNDKLRLWVASRAGVIEEVLQAHGALRVRPAAEPVPGAIAGSLAGEVFGHLVRMNDGAAHEAHRPALQRALAGLDLHAVREAALQVALRVPAQQPLSDALFSIPVRSVAHLLGFADEALPQIDLWTRDFVACLSPLSTAGQLQAASAAAGELMARFEGLIAATPPRQGTLLAAVLAESAAPSRSLLANLVGLLSQTCDATAGLLGNSFIAFMRDPSLRTTARTRDGLQAIVEETARHDPSVHNTRRFAASPVTIAGTPLAAGDVVLVLLASANRDPSFNPDPDSFILVRAKRRMLGFGHGMHACPGQALACTLAAAGLEALLHRAPDVDAQRLRGWHYRPSVAARVPVFH; encoded by the coding sequence ATGCCCCTCGACCCCGTCGAGGCCGTGACGCACTCGGACCCCTACCCCTTCTACGCGAGCCTGCGCAACGGACCACCGCTAGCGTGGAACGACAAGCTGCGCCTCTGGGTGGCCAGCCGCGCCGGGGTGATCGAAGAAGTGCTGCAGGCACACGGCGCACTGCGCGTGCGGCCGGCCGCCGAGCCGGTGCCGGGCGCCATCGCGGGCAGCCTGGCCGGCGAGGTGTTCGGGCATCTGGTGCGCATGAACGACGGCGCGGCGCACGAAGCCCACCGTCCCGCGTTGCAACGGGCGCTGGCCGGGCTCGACCTGCATGCGGTGCGCGAAGCCGCCCTGCAGGTCGCGCTGCGCGTGCCGGCGCAGCAGCCGCTGTCCGATGCGCTGTTCTCGATACCGGTGCGATCCGTTGCGCACCTGCTGGGCTTTGCCGACGAGGCGTTACCGCAGATCGACCTGTGGACGCGCGACTTCGTGGCCTGCCTGTCACCGCTGTCGACGGCGGGGCAACTGCAGGCTGCGAGTGCCGCGGCGGGTGAGCTGATGGCGCGCTTCGAAGGCCTCATCGCAGCCACGCCGCCGCGCCAGGGCACGCTGCTGGCGGCAGTGCTGGCCGAGAGCGCCGCGCCGTCGCGCTCGCTGCTCGCCAACCTCGTCGGCCTGCTTTCTCAGACCTGCGATGCCACGGCGGGCCTGCTGGGCAACAGTTTCATCGCCTTCATGCGCGATCCCTCGCTGCGCACGACCGCGCGCACGCGCGACGGGCTGCAGGCCATCGTGGAAGAGACGGCGCGGCATGACCCTTCGGTGCACAACACCCGGCGCTTCGCGGCGTCGCCCGTCACCATCGCGGGCACGCCGCTCGCGGCGGGCGACGTGGTACTGGTGCTGCTGGCCTCGGCCAATCGCGACCCGTCGTTCAACCCCGACCCCGACAGCTTCATCCTCGTTCGCGCGAAGCGCCGCATGCTCGGCTTCGGCCACGGCATGCATGCCTGCCCGGGGCAGGCCCTGGCCTGCACGCTGGCGGCGGCCGGCCTCGAGGCGCTGCTGCATCGCGCGCCCGACGTCGATGCGCAGCGCCTGCGCGGCTGGCATTACCGGCCGTCGGTCGCGGCACGCGTGCCGGTGTTCCACTGA
- a CDS encoding pyridoxamine 5'-phosphate oxidase family protein: MIAAPFHAGERALQALAGSREQMEVAGPRVIRDFMPDQHREFFSLLPFLVAGSIDGELQPWASVLAGPAGFVHSPDATHLRVDALPSAGDPLAGQLKQGATLGLLGIQPHTRRRNRMNGTVEAIDAAGFMVEVQQSFGNCPRYIQAREPQFTPPRGDAAPAQWLDKLDLAAHRLIGSADTLFIATAYPNEVAVGDEADASSHGVDVSHRGGRPGFVRIDGDDVLTVPDFNGNRFFNTLGNLAAHPRAGLLFIDFDSGDLLHVAVTAEIVWNGPEVAAFEGAERLMRFHVTHALRRPGALPLRWGDAELSPHLARTGQWNTGTRAATDGR, encoded by the coding sequence ATGATCGCCGCGCCGTTCCATGCCGGCGAACGCGCGCTGCAGGCGCTCGCGGGTTCGCGCGAGCAGATGGAGGTCGCGGGCCCGCGCGTCATCCGCGACTTCATGCCCGACCAGCACCGCGAGTTCTTCTCGCTGCTACCCTTCCTCGTGGCCGGCAGCATCGACGGCGAACTGCAGCCCTGGGCCAGCGTGCTGGCGGGGCCGGCCGGCTTCGTGCATTCGCCCGACGCCACGCACCTGCGCGTCGATGCGCTGCCGTCGGCGGGCGATCCGCTCGCGGGCCAACTGAAGCAGGGCGCCACGCTGGGCCTGCTCGGCATCCAGCCGCACACGCGGCGACGCAACCGCATGAACGGCACCGTGGAGGCAATCGACGCGGCGGGCTTCATGGTCGAGGTGCAGCAGAGCTTCGGCAACTGTCCGCGCTACATCCAGGCACGCGAGCCGCAGTTCACGCCGCCGCGCGGCGATGCGGCGCCTGCGCAGTGGCTCGACAAACTCGACCTGGCCGCGCATCGCCTCATCGGCAGCGCCGACACGCTGTTCATCGCCACCGCCTATCCGAACGAAGTGGCCGTGGGCGACGAGGCCGACGCGAGTTCGCACGGCGTCGATGTATCGCATCGCGGCGGCCGTCCGGGCTTCGTGCGCATCGACGGCGACGACGTGCTGACCGTGCCCGACTTCAACGGCAACCGCTTCTTCAACACGCTGGGCAACCTGGCGGCGCATCCGCGCGCGGGTCTGCTGTTCATCGACTTCGACAGCGGCGACCTGCTGCATGTGGCGGTGACGGCCGAGATCGTCTGGAACGGCCCCGAGGTGGCGGCGTTCGAAGGCGCGGAGCGGCTGATGCGCTTCCATGTGACGCACGCCTTGCGCCGCCCGGGCGCGCTGCCGCTGCGCTGGGGCGATGCGGAGCTGTCCCCGCATCTCGCGCGCACCGGTCAGTGGAACACCGGCACGCGTGCCGCGACCGACGGCCGGTAA
- a CDS encoding glutathione S-transferase family protein, with the protein MNTARPAHPAQPIKLYGTALSGHVHRVRLFLTMLGLPFENIELDMRKRESRTPEFLARNLFGQVPVIEDGELTLADSNAILVYLNARYAPDSARWMPQDAVGAAQVQRWFSVAAGPLAYGPAAARIMALFGLADDPSETVARAHALLSVMETHLRHQPFLAGHAATLADIANYAYVAHAPEGSVSLDAYPHVHEWLARVEALPRFVPMVRTPIGLAAVA; encoded by the coding sequence ATGAACACCGCCCGCCCCGCTCACCCCGCCCAACCCATCAAGCTCTACGGCACCGCGCTCTCGGGCCATGTGCACCGCGTGCGCCTGTTCCTCACGATGCTCGGCCTGCCCTTCGAGAACATCGAACTCGACATGCGCAAGCGCGAGAGCCGCACGCCGGAGTTCCTGGCGCGCAACCTCTTCGGCCAGGTGCCGGTGATCGAGGACGGCGAGCTGACGCTGGCCGATTCCAATGCCATCCTGGTCTATCTCAATGCACGGTATGCGCCCGATTCGGCCCGCTGGATGCCGCAGGACGCGGTGGGCGCCGCGCAGGTGCAGCGCTGGTTCTCGGTGGCCGCCGGCCCGCTGGCGTACGGGCCTGCCGCCGCGCGCATCATGGCGCTGTTCGGGCTGGCGGACGACCCATCGGAGACAGTGGCGCGCGCGCATGCGCTGCTGTCGGTGATGGAGACGCACCTTCGGCACCAGCCCTTCCTTGCGGGCCATGCCGCCACGCTGGCCGACATCGCCAACTACGCTTACGTGGCGCATGCGCCCGAGGGCAGCGTGTCGCTCGACGCCTATCCGCATGTGCACGAATGGCTCGCGCGCGTGGAGGCGCTGCCCCGCTTCGTGCCCATGGTGCGCACACCCATCGGGCTCGCGGCGGTCGCATGA
- a CDS encoding LysR family transcriptional regulator: MDRFKAMQTFVQIADQGSLTRAAEALGTSLPAVVRSLASLEAHLGVRLFHRTTRRLSLTEEGRHYLPNAREVLLAADAADLALKAEAREPAGQLTITAPVLFGHMYVAPAIVRFMKRYEKVRCSVRLYDRTVSLLEEGIDVGIRISPLEDSSLVAQTLGTIRRVVAASPEYLAAHGTPRHPRELNGAPCVRGRVDAPPQWLFREGGKTIGVTPDNRLEFNHIAPAIEACAAGVGFGTFFSYQVMPHVAQGRLALVLEDFEPEPRPVSVIYPNARLLPARTRAFIEWMKMEFSELRL; the protein is encoded by the coding sequence ATGGATCGCTTCAAGGCCATGCAGACCTTCGTGCAGATTGCCGACCAGGGCAGCCTGACCCGCGCCGCCGAGGCGCTCGGCACCTCGCTGCCCGCGGTGGTGCGCTCGCTCGCCTCGCTGGAGGCGCATCTGGGCGTGCGCCTGTTTCACCGCACCACGCGCCGCCTCTCGTTGACCGAGGAGGGGCGGCACTATCTGCCGAACGCGCGCGAGGTGCTGCTGGCGGCCGACGCCGCCGACCTCGCGCTGAAGGCCGAGGCGCGCGAGCCGGCCGGGCAGCTCACCATCACCGCGCCGGTGCTGTTCGGCCACATGTACGTGGCGCCGGCCATCGTGCGATTCATGAAGCGCTACGAGAAGGTGCGCTGCAGCGTGCGCCTTTACGACCGCACGGTGAGCCTGCTCGAAGAGGGCATCGACGTGGGCATCCGCATCAGCCCGCTGGAAGACTCGTCGCTGGTGGCGCAGACGCTGGGCACCATCCGCCGCGTGGTGGCGGCCAGCCCCGAATACCTGGCCGCCCACGGCACGCCGCGACATCCGCGCGAGCTGAACGGCGCGCCCTGCGTGCGCGGCCGGGTCGATGCGCCGCCGCAGTGGCTGTTCCGCGAAGGCGGCAAGACCATCGGCGTGACGCCGGACAACCGGCTGGAGTTCAATCACATCGCACCGGCCATCGAGGCCTGCGCGGCGGGCGTGGGCTTCGGCACCTTCTTCTCCTACCAGGTGATGCCGCATGTGGCGCAAGGCCGGCTCGCTCTGGTGCTGGAAGACTTCGAGCCGGAGCCGCGGCCGGTGAGCGTGATCTATCCGAACGCGCGGCTGCTGCCGGCGCGCACGCGGGCGTTCATCGAGTGGATGAAGATGGAGTTCAGCGAACTCAGGCTCTAG